Proteins encoded by one window of Cannabis sativa cultivar Pink pepper isolate KNU-18-1 chromosome 4, ASM2916894v1, whole genome shotgun sequence:
- the LOC115713462 gene encoding intracellular protein transport protein USO1-like — MTKSKDSRGCSSDRPEQTRGASELIKAIMLTHYVSRSVPEVKEQLAGADNDLSLELVMGGVMKELSKTGLKMAYAYSRAKLAASKNAAISNTMRTEVDLARKDIEEARVQLGAVRIELGEVNKKLLAAEKKVAELTKDLQATDQLEAAIASLSKEVTSLQEEREVLRSVFRRLEEEKKTKEEELRVEVKKYKSEVGQQRSEVERLGGKMNALETTGLKIFYDFWKANP; from the exons atgactaagtccaaGGATTCTCGAGGATGTAGCTCGGACAGGCCAGAGCAAACGAGGGGCGCATCCGAGCTGATCAAGGCAATAATGCTCACTCACTATGTGTCTCGATCGGTCCCTGAGGTGAAAGAGCAGCTAGCTGGGGCAGACAATGACCTTTCTCTGGAACTGGTGATGGGAGGAGTTATGAAGGAGCTTTCCAAG ACCGGTCTGAAGATGGCTTATGCTTATTCCCGAGCTAAGTTGGCTGCCTCTAAGAATGCTGCCATTTCCAACACTATGCGGACGGAAGTGGACTTGGCCAGGAAGGATATCGAGGAGGCCCGGGTTCAGCTTGGGGCTGTTCGGATAGAGCTAGGAGAGGTCAATAAGAAACTTCTTGCTGCTGAGAAGAAAGTGGCCGAACTGACCAAAGATCTACAAGCCACCGATCAACTTGAAGCTGCCATTGCGTCCTTATCTAAGGAAGTGACCAGCCttcaagaagaaagggaggttCTCCGGAGTGTTTTCCGTAGGttggaagaagagaagaagaccaAGGAGGAGGAGCTTAGAGTTGAGGTTAAGAAGTATAAGTCAGAGGTCGGGCAGCAGCGATCCGAAGTGGAGAGACTCGGAGGGAAAATGAATGCCTTAGAGACAACTGGTCTCAAGATTTTCTATGACTTTTGGAAGGCCAATCCCTAG